TCTCGTCGATCAGCCGTGGCTCATCATGTCCATCGGCATGCGATCATGGGCACATGGGTGACCGTCCATGGGACTTGGTATTATACGCCGCCCGGCCGCCGGCGACGGTGATCTCGTCGACAACCGCCCCAAGCGACGCCTCATTGCGAGCGCCCAGCACAACGAATGCGCCATGTTTCGCAAGCAGCCTTGCCGTCGCGCGGCCGATCCCGCTGCTCGCTCCGGTTATGATGACAACTTTATCTTGGATGCTCATTTGCGATCTCCTTCACGAAGACAATATACGACGGCCACAAGATCATCTATGCTCTGTAGTCTATGACATTATCGCAATCGTCCAAGATACCGCGCGACCCGCTGTCGGACGTCCTCGACGTTCTGGGCGCAAGGGTGACCCGGCGAACCCGCATCGCAGCGGCGGGGCGATGGGCCTTGGCGTTTCCTGCCATCGACCGGCTCAAATTCGTCGCTCTGCTGCGCGGCAGCCATTGGATGCTGGTGCCGGGGCTCCCCCCGCAACGTCTGAGCGAAGGGGATGTCTGTCTGATCGGACGCACCGCATATACGGTGGCCAGCGACCTCGATATGACGCCGATCGATGGGCAGGCCCTTTACGATGGCCCCGGCTGCGACGCGGCGCGCATCGGCGGAGACGATACGATCGGGATCGGGGGCACGGTCACCTTCGCTGCCGCGGACGCCGACTTCCTGCTCGACATGCTGCCGGCGTTCATGATCGTGCCGCGATCCTCGCCCGGATCCTGCGCGATCGCGGCGGTCCTCGCCCTGATCGGCAACGAGATCGAGCGGGATATGATGGGGGGCGAGATCGTGAGCGCCCGGCTCGCCGACGTGCTGGTGGTGGAGGCGATCCGCGCCTGTGCCGGCAGCGCCGGGCAGAGCGACATGGGATGGCTCGGCGCGCTCTCCGACGCCCGGCTCGGCCGGGCGCTCCGTGCAATCCACCAGGATGTCGCGCAGCCATGGACGGTGGCCCGGCTCGCCGGCGTGGCCGGCATGTCGCGCGCTGCGTTC
This genomic stretch from Tistrella bauzanensis harbors:
- a CDS encoding AraC family transcriptional regulator gives rise to the protein MTLSQSSKIPRDPLSDVLDVLGARVTRRTRIAAAGRWALAFPAIDRLKFVALLRGSHWMLVPGLPPQRLSEGDVCLIGRTAYTVASDLDMTPIDGQALYDGPGCDAARIGGDDTIGIGGTVTFAAADADFLLDMLPAFMIVPRSSPGSCAIAAVLALIGNEIERDMMGGEIVSARLADVLVVEAIRACAGSAGQSDMGWLGALSDARLGRALRAIHQDVAQPWTVARLAGVAGMSRAAFSAEFTRRVGRPPLAYVRTWRLTIARAALMRGGTTIAQVASEVGYTSQSAFTHAFRQAFGSPPKTSTRP